A window from Salvia miltiorrhiza cultivar Shanhuang (shh) chromosome 2, IMPLAD_Smil_shh, whole genome shotgun sequence encodes these proteins:
- the LOC131008047 gene encoding uncharacterized protein LOC131008047 produces MSSMSETRWKRLNENANKWVVACREANARRRSGMSDNDVEKEAHSIYEAGGSKFQDLVVFNEVMSKHPKWNVYDTTPIFPHASEDVDNHESGGSSKRSKTSEDGGFSVPSNPETPTSEQSTATRPIGRDKAKRKGKGKASQSESTNEPVVAAEIRAMRLTRDAEAELIKTRIELEREKLQRNAMKMKEKMLLQLLAKDHLSPEDEEMKRQLTKIVFGEFENQFLPASSHPLDQTAIGEERRRRPCSSEQPAAAAVSLIR; encoded by the coding sequence ATGAGCTCAATGAGCGAAACACGCTGGAAACGTCTTAATGAAAATGCAAACAAATGGGTTGTTGCTTGCAGGGAGGCAAATGCTCGAAGAAGGAGTGGAATGAGCGACAACGATGTTGAGAAAGAAGCTCATTCCATTTACGAAGCAGGTGGAAGCAAATTTCAAGATTTGGTTGTATTTAATGAAGTTATGAGTAAACATCCCAAGTGGAATGTTTATGATACAACACCAATTTTTCCTCATGCAAGTGAAGATGTTGATAACCATGAAAGTGGTGGCAGCTCAAAAAGATCAAAGACTTCAGAAGATGGGGGGTTTTCTGTCCCCTCCAATCCAGAAACTCCAACATCTGAACAATCAACCGCAACTCGTCCAATTGGCAGAGATAAGgcaaaaaggaaaggaaaaggtAAGGCCTCACAATCTGAATCTACTAATGAACCTGTTGTTGCTGCAGAAATTCGTGCAATGAGACTCACTAGAGATGCCGAAGCTGAGTTAATAAAGACTCGAATCGAACTAGAGCGCGAAAAGTTGCAAAGAAACGCAatgaagatgaaagaaaaaatgtTGCTTCAATTGTTGGCGAAAGATCACTTATCTCCGGAGGACGAAGAGATGAAACGTCAACTAACTAAGATTGTGTTTGGAGAATTTGAGAACCAATTCCTCCCAGCCTCCTCTCACCCTCTCGACCAGACGGCTATCGGCGAAGAGCGCCGACGCCGCCCCTGCTCCAGCGAGcagcccgccgccgccgccgtctcccTGATCCGGTGA
- the LOC131008046 gene encoding zinc finger BED domain-containing protein RICESLEEPER 4-like: MDGIQNLENTDDDVQVVESVNAPPSKSTPHPGTSTTSKSTKNARENDEEVSKGAKKPRSEVWNFFDKVGKVNGVEKCKCKHCHKLFTCKVESGTTHLRRHTDKCFKTPQYHDVSALLDNQATLLKKWKFDSKAYRDGLAKAIIKHDLPFNYAEYDGVNEVNKIINPEFKPVCRNTARTDCLKVYHSEKAKLKCLLASHNG, encoded by the coding sequence ATGGATGGAATTCAAAATTTGGAGAATACGGATGATGATGTGCAAGTGGTGGAATCGGTTAATGCTCCGCCCTCTAAGAGCACTCCACATCCAGGTACTAGTACTACTTCTAAAAGTACTAAAAATGCCagagagaatgatgaagaagTTAGTAAGGGAGCTAAAAAACCTAGGTCTGAAGTGTGGAATTTCTTTGATAAGGTCGGCAAAGTAAATGGGGTAGAAAAATGTAAATGCAAACACTGCCATAAGCTATTTACTTGTAAAGTTGAGTCTGGAACCACTCATTTAAGACGTCATACGGATAAATGTTTTAAAACCCCTCAGTATCATGATGTGAGTGCTTTGTTGGATAATCAAGCCACATTATTGAAGAAATGGAAATTTGATAGTAAGGCATATCGAGATGGATTGGCTAAAGCTATTATTAAGCATGATCTTCCATTCAATTATGCTGAATATGATGGGGTAAATGAGGTGAATAAGATTATTAATCCAGAATTCAAGCCTGTTTGTAGAAACACAGCTAGAACTGATTGTTTGAAAGTATACCATTCTGAAAAGGCGAAGCTTAAGTGTTTGTTAGCTTCTCATAATGGGTGA
- the LOC131011347 gene encoding zinc finger BED domain-containing protein RICESLEEPER 2-like, translated as MSVTAHFFDSKWKLHNKLLSFCELDTPHSGLELSSKLLGVLKDWGIESKIFSLTLDNASSCDSMVRILRDRLNLQDALLCRGEFFHVRCSAHILNLIVQEGLKAVDDALKRIRNSVKYVKASDGRLRDFQKCVEEVHLSNVGGSFLRLDVCTRWNSTYMMLESAIKYRKAFTTLSYNDPNYKFCPSDEEWERAERICKLLAPFYTITNLISGSSYPTSNLYFKEITTIEMKLNDFLSSNDEVIKDMARKMKVKFDKYWESYSTTLALGCVLDPKRKLAFLLYVYKKLYPNDYEAKLKIVKDALYKLFAEYERVGALNSRMTPITSSSSINVAPDMDEYDKEFLQQSACTDESELDLYLEDKTTLDVIDYWKLSAKRFPRLAMMASDILSIPITTVASESTFSIGGRILHKYRNCLLPENVQALICTRNWLHGFEVAAGPGDDSDEQDSEESRLSKEDSNIVDVESLES; from the exons ATGAGTGTGACTGCACATTTCTTTGATTCAAAGTGGAAGTTGCATAACAAGTTACTTTCATTTTGTGAACTAGATACACCACATTCAGGGCTTGAATTATCTTCTAAACTTCTTGGTGTGCTTAAAGATTGGGGGATAGAATCTAAAATCTTTTCACTCACATTGGATAATGCAAGTTCTTGTGATAGTATGGTGAGAATTTTAAGAGATAGATTGAATTTGCAAGATGCCTTATTATGTCGAGGTGAGTTCTTTCATGTGAGGTGTAGTGCTcatattttgaacttaattgttCAAGAAGGTTTAAAGGCTGTGGATGATGCTTTGAAAAGAATTAGAAATAGTGTGAAATATGTGAAGGCATCCGATGGGAGGTTGAGGGATTTTCAAAAATGTGTAGAAGAGGTGCACTTAAGTAATGTTGGTGGGAGTTTCTTAAGGTTGGATGTGTGCACTAGATGGAATTCGACATATATGATGCTTGAAAGTGCTATCAAATATCGTAAGGCATTTACTACTTTGAGTTATAATGATCCCAACTACAAGTTTTGCCCGAGTGATGAAGAGTGGGAAAGAGCAGAAAGGATTTGTAAATTATTAGCCCCATTTTACACTATCACTAACTTGATATCTGGATCATCTTATCCCACCTCTAATTTGTATTTCAAGGAAATTACAACAATTGAGATGAAGTTGAATGATTTTCTAAGTTCTAATGATGAGGTGATCAAGGATATGGCGAGAAAGATGAAGGTTAAGTTTGATAAGTATTGGGAGTCATACTCCACTACTCTTGCACTTGGATGTGTTCTTGATCCAAAAAGGAAGTTGGCATTCTTGCTCTATGTGTACAAAAAGCTTTACCCCAATGACTATGAAGCAAAGTTAAAAATTGTGAAGGACGCATTGTATAAACTTTTTGCTGAGTATGAACGAGTTGGAGCTTTAAATTCACGTATGACTCCAATCACAAGTTCATCATCTATAAATGTAGCTCCTGATATGGAT GAGTATGATAAAGAATTTCTACAACAATCAGCTTGCACCGATGAATCTGAGCTTGATTTGTATTTGGAAGATAAGACTACTTTAGATGTCATTGATTATTGGAAATTGAGTGCTAAACGATTTCCCCGGCTTGCAATGATGGCTTCTGATATCTTAAGTATTCCAATCACAACTGTGGCTTCAGAATCAACATTTAGCATTGGTGGTCGCATCTTGCACAAGTATAGGAATTGTTTGCTTCCCGAAAATGTACAAGCACTCATTTGCACTCGAAATTGGTTGCATGGTTTTGAAGTTGCTGCTGGACCTGGTGATGATTCTG ATGAGCAGGATTCTGAAGAAAGTCGATTGTCCAAGGAAGATTCAAACATTGTCGATGTTGAATCATTGGAATCTTGA